A window of Sphingobium herbicidovorans contains these coding sequences:
- a CDS encoding peptidylprolyl isomerase: MLSNFRRFIRSKFGALFALLFLGVIAAAFILGDLSSGQFGSSLGGGGETVAKAGGTRLTQTQLQERVQRVFENARRANPGLQINEFLAQGAAGQIYDQLVAAMTLKEYAEDQDVHISKRLVDAQIARIPAFQDAAGAFSQENFRQLLQRERITEQALREDITREILERHMLAPLGLGVKLPDSVILPYASLLLEARQGTIAAIPATAFKDIKDPTDAQLSEYYRSNAARFTIPEQRRIRYAVIDSERFAQAAQPTDAEIAAAYNQNKASYAAKESRSFEQLILPTEAAAKAVAGQVKGGKSLAAAAQDAGLAVSTLADQSRESLTTSSSAAVANAGFAAQQGEIVGPVRGSLGWVILRVSNIKTTPARALPAVRDEIAATLRTQKQKRLLNEFTGRIEDQIADGGSFEEVVKDNGLKLETTPFLLSTGQQAEDEVYQAPADVQPLLAPVFQMSQDDDAQLIPIKEDQRYALAAPAEIRAAAPPPLAKVKPVIVAQYKLTQGNAKAKALAEQIRTKVAKGMKLADAVAQAGIPLPAPQTVGGRRADIMREGQRPPAEVAILFSMAANSVKTLPVGQDRGYFVVQLNGIKRGDAGGQTALLDQVRGQLSDVVGQEYGHQFERAVEKQLGVKRTPSAVANVERALTSTNSGAQ; encoded by the coding sequence ATGCTTTCCAACTTCCGCCGCTTCATCCGTTCGAAATTCGGCGCGCTGTTCGCGCTCCTTTTCCTAGGCGTCATCGCGGCGGCGTTCATCCTGGGCGACCTTAGCAGCGGGCAGTTTGGATCCTCGCTCGGCGGCGGCGGCGAAACGGTAGCGAAGGCAGGCGGCACTCGCCTGACGCAGACGCAGCTCCAGGAACGGGTGCAACGCGTCTTTGAAAACGCCCGTCGCGCCAATCCCGGATTGCAGATCAACGAATTCCTGGCCCAGGGCGCCGCTGGTCAGATTTACGACCAGCTGGTCGCCGCGATGACGTTGAAGGAATATGCCGAAGACCAGGACGTTCATATCTCGAAACGCCTTGTCGATGCCCAGATCGCCCGGATCCCGGCGTTCCAGGATGCAGCGGGTGCGTTCAGCCAGGAAAATTTCCGCCAGCTGCTGCAGCGCGAACGCATCACCGAGCAGGCGCTGCGCGAGGATATCACCCGCGAGATATTGGAACGGCACATGCTCGCGCCGCTGGGCCTGGGGGTAAAGCTGCCCGACAGCGTCATCCTCCCCTATGCCTCGCTTCTGCTTGAAGCGCGCCAAGGTACGATCGCAGCCATCCCCGCCACCGCGTTCAAGGACATCAAGGATCCCACCGACGCCCAGTTGAGTGAGTATTACCGGAGCAATGCGGCGCGCTTCACCATCCCGGAACAGCGCCGCATCCGCTACGCGGTGATCGACAGCGAACGCTTTGCGCAGGCCGCCCAGCCGACCGATGCCGAAATCGCAGCGGCCTACAATCAGAACAAGGCGAGCTACGCAGCGAAGGAAAGCCGCAGCTTTGAACAGCTCATCCTGCCCACAGAGGCTGCCGCCAAGGCGGTCGCCGGTCAGGTGAAGGGTGGAAAGTCACTCGCCGCCGCCGCGCAGGACGCAGGCCTTGCCGTATCGACGCTGGCGGATCAGAGCCGAGAGAGCCTGACCACATCTTCCTCAGCCGCAGTTGCCAATGCCGGGTTCGCCGCCCAGCAGGGGGAAATCGTCGGCCCGGTGCGCGGGTCGCTCGGATGGGTCATCCTGCGTGTGTCCAATATCAAGACGACACCAGCGCGTGCCCTCCCGGCCGTTCGGGACGAAATCGCAGCGACGCTTCGCACCCAGAAGCAGAAGCGGCTGCTCAATGAATTCACCGGCAGGATCGAGGACCAGATCGCGGATGGCGGCAGCTTCGAGGAAGTGGTCAAGGACAATGGGCTGAAGCTGGAAACCACTCCGTTTCTGCTCTCCACCGGTCAACAGGCCGAAGATGAGGTCTATCAGGCTCCCGCTGACGTCCAGCCTTTGCTGGCGCCAGTGTTCCAGATGAGCCAGGACGACGACGCACAGCTTATCCCCATCAAGGAAGACCAGCGCTATGCTCTGGCCGCGCCCGCCGAAATACGCGCAGCTGCGCCGCCACCGCTGGCGAAGGTAAAGCCGGTGATCGTGGCCCAGTATAAGCTGACGCAGGGCAATGCGAAGGCGAAGGCCCTGGCCGAACAGATTCGCACGAAAGTCGCCAAGGGCATGAAGCTGGCCGATGCGGTCGCGCAGGCGGGCATCCCCCTGCCCGCGCCACAAACGGTTGGCGGCCGCCGGGCCGACATCATGCGCGAAGGCCAGCGTCCGCCAGCCGAAGTCGCCATCCTCTTTTCCATGGCCGCTAACAGCGTGAAGACGCTGCCTGTCGGTCAGGACCGCGGCTATTTCGTCGTGCAGCTGAACGGCATCAAACGTGGCGACGCAGGCGGCCAGACCGCCTTGCTCGATCAGGTTCGCGGCCAGTTGAGCGACGTCGTCGGCCAGGAATATGGACATCAGTTCGAGCGCGCCGTGGAAAAGCAGCTTGGCGTCAAGCGCACCCCCTCGGCTGTGGCGAACGTCGAACGCGCGCTCACCAGCACTAACAGCGGCGCTCAATAA
- the trpE gene encoding anthranilate synthase component I, whose translation MGAGVARGGNDGIAAARDALDAGRSALVWRRQIADTDTPISAALKLFEPDRGDFLLESVEGGAVRGRYSLIGLAPDLVFRAQGQSAEINRNWAHDRDSFVPEAAGALDALRALVAECRTELDPALPPALACLVGYFGYETVGLVEKLPRPAANPLQLPDMLFVRPTIILVFDRLADALYLVAPVWKGSFSDVDAAITQALERIDATAARLAAPLPSLPPPADIADIEVTPVLEPGRYKTMVERAKDYIVAGDIFQVVLAQRFTSPFTLPPIALYRALRRINPSPFLYYLDLPGFALIGSSPEILVRARDGEVTIRPIAGTRPRGKTAVEDAANRESLLADPKERAEHLMLLDLGRNDVGRVASAGSVTVTDSYTVEFYSHVMHIVSNVVGRLAPDKDALDALFAGFPAGTVSGAPKVRACEIIAELEPETRGAYAGGVGYFGPDGNMDSCIVLRTAVLKDGVMHVQAGAGIVADSTPEYEQRECEAKSGALLAAAREAVELARQAGFGQ comes from the coding sequence ATGGGCGCCGGCGTCGCCCGTGGGGGCAATGACGGAATCGCCGCTGCTCGCGATGCCCTTGATGCTGGCAGGTCGGCGCTGGTCTGGCGTCGCCAGATCGCGGACACCGACACGCCAATCTCCGCGGCGCTCAAGCTGTTCGAGCCCGACCGCGGTGATTTCCTGCTGGAATCGGTGGAAGGCGGCGCCGTTCGCGGCCGCTACAGCCTGATCGGCCTGGCGCCCGACCTGGTTTTTCGGGCGCAAGGGCAATCGGCCGAGATCAACCGCAACTGGGCGCACGACCGGGATAGCTTCGTTCCCGAAGCGGCTGGCGCACTGGATGCCTTGCGGGCGCTGGTCGCTGAATGCCGGACAGAGCTTGACCCCGCGCTGCCCCCCGCGCTTGCATGTCTCGTAGGCTATTTCGGATATGAGACTGTCGGTCTGGTGGAAAAGTTGCCCCGCCCCGCCGCCAATCCGCTCCAGCTGCCCGACATGCTGTTTGTGCGGCCAACGATCATCCTTGTTTTCGATCGGCTGGCCGACGCGCTCTATCTGGTTGCACCCGTGTGGAAGGGCAGTTTCAGCGATGTTGATGCAGCGATCACGCAGGCGCTTGAGCGCATCGACGCGACGGCCGCCCGCTTGGCTGCGCCTCTCCCCTCCCTGCCGCCGCCTGCCGACATCGCGGATATAGAGGTCACGCCCGTGCTGGAACCCGGCCGCTATAAGACGATGGTGGAGCGGGCGAAGGACTATATCGTCGCCGGTGACATATTTCAGGTGGTCCTCGCGCAGCGTTTCACCAGTCCCTTCACCCTGCCTCCGATCGCGCTATATCGCGCTCTCCGCCGCATCAATCCCTCGCCCTTCCTCTATTATCTGGACCTGCCTGGCTTCGCGCTGATCGGATCAAGCCCGGAGATATTGGTGCGCGCGCGTGATGGTGAGGTCACGATCCGGCCAATCGCGGGCACCCGGCCCCGGGGCAAGACCGCCGTCGAGGATGCGGCCAATCGCGAAAGCCTGTTGGCCGACCCGAAGGAGCGCGCCGAACATCTGATGCTGCTGGACCTTGGCCGCAATGATGTCGGCCGTGTCGCCAGCGCGGGATCCGTGACCGTGACTGACAGCTACACGGTCGAATTTTACAGCCACGTGATGCACATTGTATCGAATGTGGTCGGTCGGCTGGCTCCGGACAAGGATGCGCTCGACGCCCTCTTTGCCGGTTTTCCCGCAGGCACTGTTTCGGGTGCGCCCAAGGTGCGCGCCTGCGAGATTATCGCCGAACTGGAACCGGAAACCCGCGGCGCCTATGCAGGTGGCGTCGGCTATTTCGGCCCGGACGGCAATATGGACAGCTGCATCGTCCTGCGCACGGCGGTGCTCAAGGACGGCGTAATGCATGTTCAGGCCGGCGCTGGCATCGTCGCTGACTCCACGCCCGAATATGAACAGCGGGAGTGCGAAGCAAAAAGCGGCGCGCTTCTCGCAGCGGCGCGCGAAGCGGTAGAGCTCGCCCGGCAAGCCGGGTTCGGGCAGTAA
- a CDS encoding extensin-like domain-containing protein, with protein sequence MRRVHFILRRLVLLAALLACALMAYAFVRQRPQDLPWTELDLAQPVGMFTGRKLAALTDEPDRCRALLDRAGVPYAAMPPGGSGQCRYSDAVRLKPQEGSVLLSPASVAPSCPVVAALKLWEWHVVQPAAQETFGQAVKSISHFGSYSCRRLYGRADGDFSEHATADAIDISGFTLEDGRRISVAGDWNGEGKDVDFLRIVRKGACEFFATVLSPDYNAAHHDHFHLDQAERGAFGWRGCR encoded by the coding sequence ATGCGCCGAGTCCATTTCATTTTGCGCAGGCTTGTCCTGCTCGCCGCCCTCCTCGCCTGTGCGCTGATGGCCTATGCTTTTGTTCGGCAACGACCTCAGGACCTGCCCTGGACCGAACTCGACCTCGCGCAGCCTGTGGGCATGTTCACTGGTCGCAAGCTAGCCGCCCTCACCGATGAGCCGGACCGTTGCCGTGCCTTGCTGGACAGGGCGGGCGTGCCTTATGCGGCCATGCCCCCCGGGGGAAGCGGCCAATGCCGTTATAGTGATGCGGTGAGGCTGAAACCTCAGGAGGGAAGCGTCCTTCTGTCTCCTGCCTCGGTAGCGCCTTCCTGTCCGGTTGTCGCTGCGCTCAAGCTTTGGGAATGGCATGTGGTGCAGCCTGCGGCGCAAGAGACATTTGGACAGGCGGTAAAGTCCATCAGCCATTTTGGCTCTTACAGTTGCAGGCGGCTATACGGGCGCGCGGATGGCGATTTCAGCGAACATGCGACGGCTGACGCGATAGACATCAGCGGCTTCACCCTCGAGGATGGGCGGAGGATTAGCGTGGCGGGCGACTGGAACGGTGAGGGAAAGGACGTGGATTTCCTTCGGATTGTTCGCAAGGGGGCATGCGAGTTTTTCGCGACCGTCCTGTCGCCGGACTATAACGCGGCGCATCATGATCATTTCCATCTGGATCAGGCGGAAAGGGGAGCTTTCGGCTGGCGCGGATGCCGTTAG
- a CDS encoding NUDIX hydrolase, with protein sequence MAPPTTEGRSAATAVIVRDMSDGPPDILMMERSGRMDFAAGALVFPGGAVDQADRDLARAIDWSEPLEETAARIAAIRETLEESGLAIGFASPPNLAQVSKLRDALTQGNPFSTIIQSHGLELALDQLVPFSRWHPSGAERAIRRVYDTRFYVVRAPEGQVACVDSTENVRLFWKGAQATIDLCEAGHGQIIYPTRRNLERLALFDSYEAIVAHAASFPVEKVCPWVEERDGERHLCIPDHLGYPITSEPMGSVRRG encoded by the coding sequence ATGGCACCTCCTACCACTGAAGGCCGTTCCGCTGCGACAGCGGTAATCGTTCGCGACATGTCGGATGGCCCGCCGGATATCCTGATGATGGAGCGTTCCGGAAGAATGGACTTCGCCGCGGGAGCGCTGGTCTTTCCAGGCGGCGCAGTCGATCAGGCGGATCGTGATCTGGCGAGGGCGATCGACTGGTCGGAACCGCTTGAAGAAACTGCTGCGCGTATCGCTGCTATTCGCGAAACGCTGGAGGAAAGCGGTCTTGCCATAGGCTTCGCATCGCCACCGAATCTGGCGCAGGTGAGTAAACTGCGGGATGCGCTGACGCAGGGCAATCCCTTCTCAACCATCATCCAGTCGCACGGGCTGGAACTCGCATTGGATCAATTGGTGCCGTTCAGCCGCTGGCACCCGTCTGGCGCGGAACGAGCCATCCGCCGCGTCTACGACACGCGTTTTTATGTCGTGCGCGCTCCGGAAGGTCAGGTGGCGTGCGTGGATTCCACTGAAAATGTCCGCCTTTTCTGGAAAGGCGCCCAGGCTACGATCGACCTGTGCGAGGCGGGGCATGGCCAGATCATCTACCCCACGCGCCGCAATCTTGAACGGCTTGCGCTGTTCGACAGCTATGAGGCGATCGTGGCGCACGCCGCCTCGTTCCCCGTCGAAAAGGTTTGTCCCTGGGTGGAAGAGCGGGACGGAGAGCGGCACCTTTGTATACCCGATCACCTTGGCTATCCCATAACTTCGGAACCGATGGGCAGCGTGCGGCGTGGTTAG
- a CDS encoding DUF2171 domain-containing protein, producing MGYQGGRHYGGYDRNRGDWDRGSDRHRGQRDWRDDRSYRYGTRGQFSGPDARRTPEDYDPDERGFFDRAGDEIRSWFGDEEAERRREYDDYYNRPYGDPRDESSRIGFASASRTNQYLPNRGYAPFTGERSGYGSEDHGNRIRSFGPAHDYSEHHDANYYAWRQQRIEELDRDYAEYQRENRDRFNNEFGSWRSRRTEQRQAVQQVREHMEVVGSDGEHVGTVDHLKGDRIILTKTDQDAGGVHHSVPSSWIKSVDAQRVTLEKTADQAHAAWRTEGEQNALFGERREDGSGTGASGSGSLTNPASGNNRYR from the coding sequence ATGGGCTATCAAGGCGGACGTCACTACGGTGGCTATGACAGGAATCGCGGCGATTGGGATCGTGGATCGGATCGCCATCGCGGGCAGCGTGACTGGCGGGACGACCGCAGTTATCGTTATGGAACCCGTGGCCAGTTCAGTGGACCGGATGCTCGGCGCACGCCTGAGGATTACGACCCCGATGAGCGCGGCTTCTTCGATCGCGCCGGAGATGAAATTCGCAGCTGGTTCGGAGACGAGGAGGCTGAACGCAGGCGCGAATATGACGATTATTATAATCGTCCATATGGCGACCCACGGGATGAAAGCAGCCGCATCGGATTTGCGTCGGCGTCGCGCACCAACCAATATCTGCCCAATCGGGGCTACGCGCCATTCACCGGGGAACGCAGCGGCTATGGCAGCGAGGACCATGGCAACCGCATCCGCTCCTTTGGGCCCGCCCATGATTATAGCGAACACCATGATGCAAATTACTACGCCTGGCGCCAGCAACGGATCGAAGAGCTGGATCGCGACTATGCCGAATATCAGCGGGAAAATCGCGACCGGTTCAACAATGAGTTTGGCAGCTGGCGCAGCCGTCGCACAGAGCAGCGCCAGGCAGTCCAGCAGGTGCGGGAGCATATGGAGGTCGTCGGCAGCGATGGCGAGCATGTCGGCACAGTGGACCATCTGAAGGGCGACCGCATCATCCTGACGAAGACCGATCAGGATGCGGGCGGCGTTCATCATTCGGTGCCGTCGTCATGGATCAAGTCGGTCGATGCGCAGCGGGTGACGCTGGAAAAGACCGCAGACCAAGCGCATGCGGCGTGGCGAACTGAAGGTGAGCAGAATGCCTTGTTCGGCGAGCGGCGCGAAGATGGAAGTGGTACTGGCGCGAGCGGAAGCGGAAGCCTGACTAACCCCGCTTCTGGAAATAATCGTTATCGGTGA
- a CDS encoding DMT family protein, producing MPTVLLLIVSNLFMTVAWYWHLKGGMEKPLLLVILISWGIALVEYCFAVPANRFGFASGWSAGQLKITQEAIALIIFGGFMVTVLGEPLHWRHLAAFLCIMAAVGFLFVGRT from the coding sequence ATGCCCACCGTCCTGCTCCTCATCGTCTCGAACCTGTTCATGACAGTAGCCTGGTACTGGCACCTCAAAGGCGGGATGGAAAAACCGCTCCTGCTGGTGATCCTCATCAGCTGGGGCATCGCGCTCGTCGAATATTGTTTTGCGGTTCCCGCCAACCGTTTTGGTTTTGCAAGCGGCTGGAGCGCGGGGCAGCTCAAGATCACGCAAGAGGCCATCGCCCTGATCATCTTCGGTGGTTTCATGGTCACGGTGTTGGGCGAACCGCTGCACTGGCGCCATCTCGCCGCATTCCTGTGCATTATGGCGGCCGTCGGCTTTCTGTTTGTGGGCCGCACCTGA
- the queA gene encoding tRNA preQ1(34) S-adenosylmethionine ribosyltransferase-isomerase QueA translates to MRVDLFDFDLPPENIALRPASPRDSARLLLVSGDASLRDHCVRDLPSLLRAGDVLVFNDTKVIPAQLEGMRGQAKVGATLHKRLGLRQWQAFLRNAKRVREGDRIDFGGGVTAIAGPRDDEGGVTLTFEGEEPVELLLERAGRMPLPPYIASKRPTDARDRSDYQTMFAREDGAVAAPTAALHFTPELMAALADAGVASETLTLHVGAGTFLPVKADDTDDHRMHAEWGRIDQATADRLNAARQKGCRLIAVGTTSLRLLESACDADGLVRPFADETRIFITPGYRFRAIDGLMTNFHLPRSTLFMLVSALMGRDRMQAAYAHAIATGYRFYSYGDSSLLLP, encoded by the coding sequence ATGCGCGTAGACCTTTTCGATTTTGATCTGCCCCCCGAGAATATTGCGCTGAGGCCGGCGTCGCCGCGCGATTCTGCGCGGCTCCTGCTGGTTTCGGGCGATGCGTCATTGCGCGATCATTGCGTTCGCGATCTCCCTTCGCTGCTCCGCGCCGGGGATGTGCTGGTATTCAACGACACCAAAGTCATTCCCGCCCAGCTTGAGGGCATGCGCGGCCAGGCGAAGGTTGGCGCGACGCTGCACAAGCGGCTTGGCTTGCGGCAATGGCAAGCTTTTCTGCGCAACGCCAAGCGCGTGCGCGAGGGCGACCGGATCGACTTCGGCGGGGGCGTCACCGCGATTGCCGGTCCGCGGGACGACGAAGGCGGCGTCACTCTCACTTTCGAAGGGGAGGAACCTGTCGAGCTGCTGCTGGAGCGGGCTGGCCGTATGCCCTTGCCACCCTATATCGCCAGCAAACGGCCTACCGATGCTCGTGACCGCAGCGACTATCAAACCATGTTCGCTCGGGAAGACGGAGCGGTTGCGGCCCCGACTGCGGCGCTGCACTTTACGCCCGAACTCATGGCGGCATTGGCTGATGCGGGCGTCGCCTCAGAAACGCTGACCCTTCATGTCGGGGCGGGAACATTCCTGCCGGTGAAGGCGGATGACACGGACGACCATCGCATGCATGCGGAGTGGGGCCGGATCGATCAGGCCACCGCCGACCGTCTGAACGCTGCACGGCAAAAGGGATGTCGCCTGATAGCTGTCGGCACGACCAGCCTGCGTCTGTTGGAAAGCGCGTGTGACGCGGACGGCTTGGTACGGCCGTTCGCTGACGAGACGCGTATCTTCATCACGCCAGGCTATCGCTTCCGCGCGATCGACGGATTGATGACCAACTTCCATCTGCCGCGCTCGACCCTGTTCATGCTGGTAAGCGCCTTGATGGGTCGTGATCGCATGCAGGCCGCATATGCCCATGCCATTGCGACAGGCTACCGCTTCTATTCCTATGGCGACTCCTCGCTCCTTTTGCCCTGA
- a CDS encoding peptidylprolyl isomerase, whose translation MRFSSAFKTVAITVALYATGGVALAQGGGAKGEEMKKAEAAARAEQNAKSLGQDPAAQLPPATVPVDPQNVWDLDLSTGGRVRIQLRPDIAPQHVERVKQLTRQGFYDGLKFHRVIPGFMAQGGDPKGDGTGGSSLPDLQAEFNPMPHLRGTVSMARAQDDNSANSQFFILFLPRMQLDKKYTVFGRVIEGMQYVDTIAPGEPPANPTTILQASIESDGKAPVMALPAPAVPSIVAPATARKSVAPKKR comes from the coding sequence ATGCGGTTCAGTTCGGCGTTCAAAACCGTGGCGATAACCGTCGCCCTCTACGCGACCGGCGGCGTGGCGCTGGCTCAGGGCGGCGGCGCCAAGGGCGAAGAGATGAAGAAGGCGGAGGCCGCAGCGCGCGCCGAACAAAATGCCAAGTCGCTGGGGCAGGATCCGGCAGCTCAGTTGCCTCCCGCGACCGTGCCGGTCGATCCGCAGAATGTCTGGGATCTCGATCTATCGACTGGCGGCCGCGTGCGCATCCAGTTGCGGCCCGACATCGCGCCGCAGCATGTTGAGCGCGTCAAGCAACTGACGCGTCAGGGCTTTTATGATGGCCTGAAATTTCACCGGGTTATCCCCGGCTTCATGGCGCAGGGCGGTGATCCGAAAGGCGACGGCACGGGCGGGTCTTCGCTGCCGGACCTTCAGGCCGAGTTCAATCCCATGCCCCACCTGCGCGGCACGGTGTCGATGGCGCGCGCCCAGGATGACAATAGCGCCAACAGCCAATTCTTCATCCTCTTCCTGCCACGCATGCAGCTGGACAAGAAATATACGGTTTTCGGCCGCGTGATCGAAGGTATGCAATATGTCGACACGATCGCGCCGGGAGAGCCGCCGGCCAATCCGACGACGATTCTTCAGGCTTCGATCGAAAGTGACGGCAAGGCGCCGGTGATGGCGCTGCCTGCGCCTGCTGTGCCATCGATTGTGGCCCCCGCCACCGCAAGGAAGTCGGTCGCGCCGAAGAAGAGATAG
- the coaD gene encoding pantetheine-phosphate adenylyltransferase has translation MSNQRVGVYPGTFDPITLGHMDIIRRGAKLVDKLVIGVTTNIAKSPMFSDDERLEMVRRECAGIDTEIVVTGFNSLLMDFAESQGASVIIRGLRAVADFEYEYQMAGMNQQINPRVETVFLMADVSLQPIASRLVKEIALYGGPIHKFVSSTICQEVVKRVQEVGQKGGE, from the coding sequence ATGAGCAATCAGAGGGTGGGGGTCTATCCCGGTACGTTCGACCCGATCACTTTGGGGCACATGGACATCATCCGCCGCGGCGCGAAGCTGGTGGACAAGCTGGTGATCGGGGTCACGACCAACATCGCCAAGTCGCCCATGTTCTCGGATGACGAACGACTGGAGATGGTGCGCCGCGAATGCGCCGGGATCGATACGGAAATCGTCGTCACCGGTTTCAACTCGCTGTTGATGGATTTTGCCGAATCGCAGGGCGCCAGCGTCATCATCCGGGGCCTGCGTGCTGTTGCTGACTTCGAATATGAATATCAGATGGCGGGGATGAACCAGCAGATCAATCCACGCGTGGAAACCGTATTCCTTATGGCGGACGTGTCGCTTCAGCCAATCGCGTCCCGCCTGGTTAAGGAAATCGCGCTGTATGGCGGCCCGATCCACAAGTTCGTCAGCTCCACGATATGCCAAGAAGTCGTTAAGCGCGTTCAGGAAGTGGGGCAGAAGGGCGGGGAATAA
- a CDS encoding polyprenyl synthetase family protein — MEGGTSRKALIATRAVAVAADVDHAFDLLLSVPGDPRARLYEAMRHAAIGGGKRLRPLLVQAAGDLFNISRESALRVGLAVECIHVYSLVHDDLPAMDDDDMRRGRPTIHKAFDEATAILAGDCLHDLAFEVLADEQTHADPFVRIELVKALALSSGPAGMAGGQMMDLQAEGASFDLATVTRLQQLKTGALIGFCVDAAAIMARIPPEARVSLHGYARDIGLAFQIADDLLDVEGDAALAGKALGKDAAAGKETFVSLLGVERAREQACLLVEQAKAHLHAFGGEADLLRAIADYIVERDR; from the coding sequence ATGGAGGGGGGAACCTCCCGGAAGGCGCTAATCGCCACCCGCGCGGTTGCAGTTGCGGCCGATGTGGATCACGCGTTCGATCTGCTGCTATCCGTTCCGGGCGATCCGCGCGCCCGCCTGTATGAGGCGATGCGCCACGCCGCGATCGGCGGCGGCAAAAGATTGCGGCCGCTGCTGGTCCAGGCGGCGGGTGATCTGTTCAATATATCCCGCGAATCGGCGTTGCGCGTCGGGCTCGCCGTCGAATGTATCCATGTTTATTCGTTGGTGCATGACGACCTGCCTGCGATGGACGATGACGATATGCGCCGGGGCAGGCCGACGATTCACAAGGCTTTTGACGAAGCGACCGCCATACTTGCGGGTGATTGTCTGCATGACCTGGCATTTGAAGTGCTTGCCGATGAGCAAACGCATGCCGATCCCTTCGTTCGGATCGAATTGGTGAAGGCGCTCGCCTTGTCCAGCGGGCCTGCCGGAATGGCGGGCGGGCAGATGATGGACCTGCAGGCGGAAGGGGCGAGCTTCGACCTTGCCACCGTCACCCGGCTTCAACAGCTCAAGACCGGCGCACTCATCGGGTTTTGCGTGGACGCTGCCGCCATCATGGCGCGTATCCCGCCAGAAGCTCGCGTCAGTCTGCATGGCTATGCGCGCGACATAGGCCTCGCTTTCCAGATTGCCGACGATCTACTGGATGTGGAAGGCGACGCAGCGCTCGCCGGCAAGGCATTGGGTAAGGATGCGGCGGCGGGGAAGGAAACCTTCGTTTCGCTGCTGGGGGTCGAGCGCGCGCGCGAACAGGCGTGCTTGCTGGTCGAGCAGGCCAAGGCGCATCTCCATGCGTTCGGCGGGGAGGCTGACCTGCTGCGGGCGATCGCTGACTATATCGTGGAAAGGGACCGGTAG
- a CDS encoding exodeoxyribonuclease VII small subunit: MAEDSKTEQGDLSQLSFEDALRALETIVRRLESGDVPLDESISLYAQGEELRKRCLERLQAAEARIQKLTIDPTGAVTGAEPFGAD, from the coding sequence ATGGCCGAGGACAGCAAGACTGAGCAGGGCGATTTGTCCCAATTGTCATTTGAGGATGCGCTGCGTGCGCTTGAGACGATCGTACGCCGTTTGGAAAGCGGCGATGTTCCGCTAGATGAATCGATCTCTCTCTATGCGCAGGGCGAGGAATTGCGCAAACGCTGCCTGGAAAGGCTGCAGGCGGCGGAGGCACGCATTCAGAAGTTGACGATTGATCCGACCGGCGCCGTGACGGGCGCCGAACCGTTCGGCGCCGATTGA